A genomic region of Bombus fervidus isolate BK054 chromosome 17, iyBomFerv1, whole genome shotgun sequence contains the following coding sequences:
- the Ate1 gene encoding arginyltransferase 1 isoform X1, which produces MARQSYSIVEYYGEQDGYKCGYCKSPNTNFSHGMGTHRLTVQDYQALVDRGWRRCGSYCYKSTMDQTCCPMYTIKCEALQFKISKSQKKVLKRMAKFLRNELHKDDTMDTYNGDFRDNIDIEEIPNHSKHFLKVDKDISDMNVKFINDEVNVRLHPSTSNKEQKKRHLENKKHNSESVPAASSYNNDSHSAPQSLQSVEMNPTRIPCMKAKLLRKQRKQNKLMTQGKTQEEIEAIFKENKQENQAKSLEQIFDEVYNGTNRLELKLVRTSPMCSGYLSTSKQSYEVYKKYQTTIHGVLAEKVTEMQYMGFLVNSPLQPWTPDDGPPSGYGSFHEQYWLDNELIAVGVIDILPSCVSSVYFFYDPAYSHLSLGTFSSLREVYLTRQLNKVAKDLKYYYMGFYIHSCPKMRYKARMRPSKLLCPETYAWFDIEPCLLKLDKEKYSRLNDDIDAINEDNIVDIRKVLILYQQIAMPYEIYKKQAQTITQDEEDEIKEYTSLVGMKCAQRLLLYRC; this is translated from the exons ATGGCAAGACAATCGTACAGTATTGTTGAGTATTATGGTGAACAGGACGGATATAAATGTGGTTATTGTAAAAGCCCAAACACAAATTTCAGTCATG GTATGGGCACACATAGATTGACTGTTCAAGATTACCAAGCTCTAGTAGATAGAGGTTGGAGAAGGTGTGGTTCTTATTGTTACAAATCTACTATGGATCAAACATGTTGCCCAATGTATACAATTAA atGTGAAGcattacaatttaaaatttctaaatcaCAAAAAAAGGTTTTGAAAAGAATGGCAAAGTTTTTAAGAAATGAATTACATAAAGATGATACTATGGATACGTACAATGGAGATTTTCGTGATAACATTG ATATTGAAGAAATTCCTAATCACAGTAAGCACTTTTTAAAAGTTGACAAAGATATTTCTGATATGaatgtgaaatttattaatgatgAAGTTAATGTAAGGTTACATCCTAGCACATCAAATAAAGAACAGAAAAAGCGTCatctagaaaataaaaaacataattctGAAAGTGTACCTGCTGCATCAAGTTATAACAATGATTCTCATAGTGCACCTCAAAGTCTACAATCCGTAGAAATGAATCCTACTCGGATACCTTGTATGAAAGCAAAGCTTTTACGTAAACAACGAAAACAAAACAAATTAATGACACAAGGAAAAACACAGGAAGAAATAGAAgctattttcaaagaaaataaacaagaAAACCAGGCTAAAAGTTTAGAGCAAATATTTGATGAAGTTTATAATGGAACCAACAGATTAGAG CTGAAACTAGTTAGAACTTCACCAATGTGCTCTGGATATTTAAGTACCTCGAAACAATCTTATGaggtatataaaaaatatcaaacaacAATACATGGAGTTCTAGCAGAAAAGGTTACAGAGATGCAATATATGGGATTTCTTGTGAACTCACCTTTACAG CCATGGACACCGGATGATGGACCACCAAGTGGATATGGTTCTTTTCATGAACAATATTGGTTAGATAATGAATTAATTGCAGTTGGTGTGATAGATATTTTACCATCTTGCGTTTCAAGTGTTTACTTTTTCTATGATCCGGCTTATTCTCATCTTTCACTTGGCACATTTAG TTCACTTCGAGAAGTTTATTTAACAAGACAATTAAATAAAGTTGCAAAAGATCTGAAATATTACTACATGGGATTCTACATACATTCATGTCCTAAAATGCGATACAAGGCACGAATGAGGCCATCAAAACTATTATGTCCTGAAACTTACGCGTGGTTTGATATTGAACcgtgtttattaaaattagataaagaaaaatatagcaGACTGAATGATGATATTGATGCTATTAACGAGGATAATATAGTTGATATTCGTAAG GTATTAATTTTGTACCAGCAAATTGCGATGCCGTATGAAATCTATAAAAAGCAAGCTCAAACCATCACGCAAGATGAAGAAGACGAGATTAAAGAATATACTAGTTTAGTTGGCATGAAGTGTGCACAGAGATTGTTGCTTTATCGCTGTTAA
- the Ate1 gene encoding arginyltransferase 1 isoform X2, whose protein sequence is MARQSYSIVEYYGEQDGYKCGYCKSPNTNFSHGMGTHRLTVQDYQALVDRGWRRCGSYCYKSTMDQTCCPMYTIKCEALQFKISKSQKKVLKRMAKFLRNELHKDDTMDTYNGDFRDNIDIEEIPNHSKHFLKVDKDISDMNVKFINDEVNVRLHPSTSNKEQKKRHLENKKHNSESVPAASSYNNDSHSAPQSLQSVEMNPTRIPCMKAKLLRKQRKQNKLMTQGKTQEEIEAIFKENKQENQAKSLEQIFDEVYNGTNRLEMKLVRTMSDEFIKTLKISANLFKKYQMTIHGETEKESDDKSFFNFLVKSSLQPWTPDDGPPSGYGSFHEQYWLDNELIAVGVIDILPSCVSSVYFFYDPAYSHLSLGTFSSLREVYLTRQLNKVAKDLKYYYMGFYIHSCPKMRYKARMRPSKLLCPETYAWFDIEPCLLKLDKEKYSRLNDDIDAINEDNIVDIRKVLILYQQIAMPYEIYKKQAQTITQDEEDEIKEYTSLVGMKCAQRLLLYRC, encoded by the exons ATGGCAAGACAATCGTACAGTATTGTTGAGTATTATGGTGAACAGGACGGATATAAATGTGGTTATTGTAAAAGCCCAAACACAAATTTCAGTCATG GTATGGGCACACATAGATTGACTGTTCAAGATTACCAAGCTCTAGTAGATAGAGGTTGGAGAAGGTGTGGTTCTTATTGTTACAAATCTACTATGGATCAAACATGTTGCCCAATGTATACAATTAA atGTGAAGcattacaatttaaaatttctaaatcaCAAAAAAAGGTTTTGAAAAGAATGGCAAAGTTTTTAAGAAATGAATTACATAAAGATGATACTATGGATACGTACAATGGAGATTTTCGTGATAACATTG ATATTGAAGAAATTCCTAATCACAGTAAGCACTTTTTAAAAGTTGACAAAGATATTTCTGATATGaatgtgaaatttattaatgatgAAGTTAATGTAAGGTTACATCCTAGCACATCAAATAAAGAACAGAAAAAGCGTCatctagaaaataaaaaacataattctGAAAGTGTACCTGCTGCATCAAGTTATAACAATGATTCTCATAGTGCACCTCAAAGTCTACAATCCGTAGAAATGAATCCTACTCGGATACCTTGTATGAAAGCAAAGCTTTTACGTAAACAACGAAAACAAAACAAATTAATGACACAAGGAAAAACACAGGAAGAAATAGAAgctattttcaaagaaaataaacaagaAAACCAGGCTAAAAGTTTAGAGCAAATATTTGATGAAGTTTATAATGGAACCAACAGATTAGAG ATGAAATTGGTGAGAACAATGTCGGATGAGTTTATTAAAACGCTTAAAATAAGCGCAAacctgtttaaaaaatatcaaatgacTATTCATGGTGAAACAGAAAAGGAGTCAGATGATAAATCATTCTTCAACTTTCTTGTAAAAAGCTCTTTACAG CCATGGACACCGGATGATGGACCACCAAGTGGATATGGTTCTTTTCATGAACAATATTGGTTAGATAATGAATTAATTGCAGTTGGTGTGATAGATATTTTACCATCTTGCGTTTCAAGTGTTTACTTTTTCTATGATCCGGCTTATTCTCATCTTTCACTTGGCACATTTAG TTCACTTCGAGAAGTTTATTTAACAAGACAATTAAATAAAGTTGCAAAAGATCTGAAATATTACTACATGGGATTCTACATACATTCATGTCCTAAAATGCGATACAAGGCACGAATGAGGCCATCAAAACTATTATGTCCTGAAACTTACGCGTGGTTTGATATTGAACcgtgtttattaaaattagataaagaaaaatatagcaGACTGAATGATGATATTGATGCTATTAACGAGGATAATATAGTTGATATTCGTAAG GTATTAATTTTGTACCAGCAAATTGCGATGCCGTATGAAATCTATAAAAAGCAAGCTCAAACCATCACGCAAGATGAAGAAGACGAGATTAAAGAATATACTAGTTTAGTTGGCATGAAGTGTGCACAGAGATTGTTGCTTTATCGCTGTTAA
- the LOC139996043 gene encoding sialin isoform X3, which yields MYKQYYEKFFPQWIPTRVLICIMMFTACWTNYMCRLQMPILAVPMIKALPGNVTEGVCRAEQSRVRRAIFWLDPGAYLEDYILSERIEATQNAVDPMAHNIRVRRNNDERNVRPIDSPIELFNGLPFDWKPEIRGQLIAAYSYGNVPGNFIGGLMAVKWGPKQSILWTSIVAAVVSLISPILAQFHWGVLLFSRIIIGVTGGVTFPACHSLVAQWAPPNEKARFVWSLLGGTFGTILTYPMIAGIAENIHWENGWYIPSLLMMIWIFFWAIVTYDTPTEHPGISDEEKEYIQSSQAGTVRKEKPSLKETPVKEIFTSIPFLSLVCCHFGNLFLLFFYQNAMMLYLTKALGFELTKGGIAASLPWACRMLFGFFFSWAGDTLKRKEIVSVTIIRKGATFFSHFLPGIFLILVGYVGCDLVLANVFLVLALGFNGAASISNLSNNQDLSPNFAGFIYGIMNTVGCASGMIISPMVEEIAGKYGNPIDRWQTLFWIGSGVCIICMIIFLLGGSGNIQSWNEIRTQPDAERGRN from the exons ATGTACAAACAGTATTACGAGAAGTTTTTCCCAC AATGGATTCCGACACGAGTTCTGATCTGCATAATGATGTTCACGGCCTGTTGGACCAATTACATGTGCCGTCTGCAAATGCCGATCCTCGCCGTACCAATGATCAAAGCTCTACCGGGTAACGTAACCGAGGGTGTCTGCAGAGCCGAGCAGTCTCGAGTTCGCCGCGCGATATTTTGGTTGGATCCGGGCGCCTATCTGGAAGACTACATCCTATCAGAGAGGATAGAAGCTACACAAAATGCAGTGGATCCTATGGCACACAATATTCGTGTACGCAGGAATAATGACGAACGAAATGTTCGCCCGATAGACAGTCCCATAGAACTATTCAATGGCCTACCTTTCGACTGGAAGCCTGAGATTCGCGGTCAACTGATTGCTGCATACAGTTACGGAAATGTTCCTGGTAACTTCATCGGTGGCTTGATGGCTGTCAAATGGGGTCCTAAGCAGTCGATCTTGTGGACATCCATAGTAGCCGCTGTAGTGTCGCTGATTAGCCCGATTCTTGCACAGTTTCACTGGGGAGTTCTTCTTTTCTCAAGAATAATCATCGGTGTTACTGGTGGAGTAACTTTTCCAGCCTGTCATAGTTTGGTTGCACAATGGGCACCGCCGAACGAGAAGGCCCGTTTCGTTTGGTCTTTACTCGGCGGTACATTCGGTACCATCTTAACGTATCCTATGATAGCTGGTATTGCAGAAAATATACACTGGGAGAACGGATGGTACATTCCATCGCTACTAATGATGATTTGGATATTCTTCTGGGCTATAGTTACATACGATACTCCTACAGAGCATCCTGGTATCTCAGACGAAGAAAAGGAATACATTCAAAG TTCGCAAGCAGGCACAGTGAGGAAAGAAAAACCTTCACTGAAGGAAACTCCAGTCAAGGAAATATTTACCTCGATACCTTTCCTCAGTTTAGTCTGCTGCCACTTCgggaatttgtttcttttattcttctacCAGAATGCCATGATGCTTTACCTAACGAAAGCTCTAGGATTCGAATTGACGAAAGGAGGTATCGCTGCTAGTCTGCCTTGGGCTTGCAGGATGTTGTTCGGATTTTTCTTCAGCTGGGCCGGTGATACGCTCAAGCGGAAGGAAATAGTCTCTGTTACCATAATACGTAAAGGCGCCACGTTCTTCT CCCATTTTTTGCCAGGCATCTTCCTCATTCTAGTCGGCTACGTTGGATGTGACTTGGTTCTCGCGAACGTTTTTCTCGTGCTGGCATTAGGTTTCAATGGAGCAGCGAGTATCTCTAATTTGTCCAACAATCAAGATCTATCGCCGAATTTCGCCGGCTTTATATACGGTATCATGAACACAGTTGGTTGCGCTTCTGGCATGATTATTTCTCCTATGGTAGAGGAAATAGCTGGAAAATACGGA AATCCTATTGACAGATGGCAAACGTTATTCTGGATTGGTTCGGGCGTGTGCATAATTTGTATGATTATCTTTCTGTTGGGAGGAAGTGGAAATATCCAAAGCTGGAACGAGATTCGAACTCAACCGGATGCGGAGCGCGGCAGAAACTAA
- the LOC139996043 gene encoding sialin isoform X1, with product MFIIRSIQERVAGIPGFFNNPDSAFWTSLKWIPTRVLICIMMFTACWTNYMCRLQMPILAVPMIKALPGNVTEGVCRAEQSRVRRAIFWLDPGAYLEDYILSERIEATQNAVDPMAHNIRVRRNNDERNVRPIDSPIELFNGLPFDWKPEIRGQLIAAYSYGNVPGNFIGGLMAVKWGPKQSILWTSIVAAVVSLISPILAQFHWGVLLFSRIIIGVTGGVTFPACHSLVAQWAPPNEKARFVWSLLGGTFGTILTYPMIAGIAENIHWENGWYIPSLLMMIWIFFWAIVTYDTPTEHPGISDEEKEYIQSSQAGTVRKEKPSLKETPVKEIFTSIPFLSLVCCHFGNLFLLFFYQNAMMLYLTKALGFELTKGGIAASLPWACRMLFGFFFSWAGDTLKRKEIVSVTIIRKGATFFSHFLPGIFLILVGYVGCDLVLANVFLVLALGFNGAASISNLSNNQDLSPNFAGFIYGIMNTVGCASGMIISPMVEEIAGKYGNPIDRWQTLFWIGSGVCIICMIIFLLGGSGNIQSWNEIRTQPDAERGRN from the exons ATGTTTATCATCAGATCTATCCAAGAAAGGGTAGCCGGTATACCcggattttttaataatcctGACTCTGCATTTTGGACCTCTTTAA AATGGATTCCGACACGAGTTCTGATCTGCATAATGATGTTCACGGCCTGTTGGACCAATTACATGTGCCGTCTGCAAATGCCGATCCTCGCCGTACCAATGATCAAAGCTCTACCGGGTAACGTAACCGAGGGTGTCTGCAGAGCCGAGCAGTCTCGAGTTCGCCGCGCGATATTTTGGTTGGATCCGGGCGCCTATCTGGAAGACTACATCCTATCAGAGAGGATAGAAGCTACACAAAATGCAGTGGATCCTATGGCACACAATATTCGTGTACGCAGGAATAATGACGAACGAAATGTTCGCCCGATAGACAGTCCCATAGAACTATTCAATGGCCTACCTTTCGACTGGAAGCCTGAGATTCGCGGTCAACTGATTGCTGCATACAGTTACGGAAATGTTCCTGGTAACTTCATCGGTGGCTTGATGGCTGTCAAATGGGGTCCTAAGCAGTCGATCTTGTGGACATCCATAGTAGCCGCTGTAGTGTCGCTGATTAGCCCGATTCTTGCACAGTTTCACTGGGGAGTTCTTCTTTTCTCAAGAATAATCATCGGTGTTACTGGTGGAGTAACTTTTCCAGCCTGTCATAGTTTGGTTGCACAATGGGCACCGCCGAACGAGAAGGCCCGTTTCGTTTGGTCTTTACTCGGCGGTACATTCGGTACCATCTTAACGTATCCTATGATAGCTGGTATTGCAGAAAATATACACTGGGAGAACGGATGGTACATTCCATCGCTACTAATGATGATTTGGATATTCTTCTGGGCTATAGTTACATACGATACTCCTACAGAGCATCCTGGTATCTCAGACGAAGAAAAGGAATACATTCAAAG TTCGCAAGCAGGCACAGTGAGGAAAGAAAAACCTTCACTGAAGGAAACTCCAGTCAAGGAAATATTTACCTCGATACCTTTCCTCAGTTTAGTCTGCTGCCACTTCgggaatttgtttcttttattcttctacCAGAATGCCATGATGCTTTACCTAACGAAAGCTCTAGGATTCGAATTGACGAAAGGAGGTATCGCTGCTAGTCTGCCTTGGGCTTGCAGGATGTTGTTCGGATTTTTCTTCAGCTGGGCCGGTGATACGCTCAAGCGGAAGGAAATAGTCTCTGTTACCATAATACGTAAAGGCGCCACGTTCTTCT CCCATTTTTTGCCAGGCATCTTCCTCATTCTAGTCGGCTACGTTGGATGTGACTTGGTTCTCGCGAACGTTTTTCTCGTGCTGGCATTAGGTTTCAATGGAGCAGCGAGTATCTCTAATTTGTCCAACAATCAAGATCTATCGCCGAATTTCGCCGGCTTTATATACGGTATCATGAACACAGTTGGTTGCGCTTCTGGCATGATTATTTCTCCTATGGTAGAGGAAATAGCTGGAAAATACGGA AATCCTATTGACAGATGGCAAACGTTATTCTGGATTGGTTCGGGCGTGTGCATAATTTGTATGATTATCTTTCTGTTGGGAGGAAGTGGAAATATCCAAAGCTGGAACGAGATTCGAACTCAACCGGATGCGGAGCGCGGCAGAAACTAA
- the LOC139996043 gene encoding sialin isoform X2 gives MFCHGEERVPLISRVKKQWIPTRVLICIMMFTACWTNYMCRLQMPILAVPMIKALPGNVTEGVCRAEQSRVRRAIFWLDPGAYLEDYILSERIEATQNAVDPMAHNIRVRRNNDERNVRPIDSPIELFNGLPFDWKPEIRGQLIAAYSYGNVPGNFIGGLMAVKWGPKQSILWTSIVAAVVSLISPILAQFHWGVLLFSRIIIGVTGGVTFPACHSLVAQWAPPNEKARFVWSLLGGTFGTILTYPMIAGIAENIHWENGWYIPSLLMMIWIFFWAIVTYDTPTEHPGISDEEKEYIQSSQAGTVRKEKPSLKETPVKEIFTSIPFLSLVCCHFGNLFLLFFYQNAMMLYLTKALGFELTKGGIAASLPWACRMLFGFFFSWAGDTLKRKEIVSVTIIRKGATFFSHFLPGIFLILVGYVGCDLVLANVFLVLALGFNGAASISNLSNNQDLSPNFAGFIYGIMNTVGCASGMIISPMVEEIAGKYGNPIDRWQTLFWIGSGVCIICMIIFLLGGSGNIQSWNEIRTQPDAERGRN, from the exons AATGGATTCCGACACGAGTTCTGATCTGCATAATGATGTTCACGGCCTGTTGGACCAATTACATGTGCCGTCTGCAAATGCCGATCCTCGCCGTACCAATGATCAAAGCTCTACCGGGTAACGTAACCGAGGGTGTCTGCAGAGCCGAGCAGTCTCGAGTTCGCCGCGCGATATTTTGGTTGGATCCGGGCGCCTATCTGGAAGACTACATCCTATCAGAGAGGATAGAAGCTACACAAAATGCAGTGGATCCTATGGCACACAATATTCGTGTACGCAGGAATAATGACGAACGAAATGTTCGCCCGATAGACAGTCCCATAGAACTATTCAATGGCCTACCTTTCGACTGGAAGCCTGAGATTCGCGGTCAACTGATTGCTGCATACAGTTACGGAAATGTTCCTGGTAACTTCATCGGTGGCTTGATGGCTGTCAAATGGGGTCCTAAGCAGTCGATCTTGTGGACATCCATAGTAGCCGCTGTAGTGTCGCTGATTAGCCCGATTCTTGCACAGTTTCACTGGGGAGTTCTTCTTTTCTCAAGAATAATCATCGGTGTTACTGGTGGAGTAACTTTTCCAGCCTGTCATAGTTTGGTTGCACAATGGGCACCGCCGAACGAGAAGGCCCGTTTCGTTTGGTCTTTACTCGGCGGTACATTCGGTACCATCTTAACGTATCCTATGATAGCTGGTATTGCAGAAAATATACACTGGGAGAACGGATGGTACATTCCATCGCTACTAATGATGATTTGGATATTCTTCTGGGCTATAGTTACATACGATACTCCTACAGAGCATCCTGGTATCTCAGACGAAGAAAAGGAATACATTCAAAG TTCGCAAGCAGGCACAGTGAGGAAAGAAAAACCTTCACTGAAGGAAACTCCAGTCAAGGAAATATTTACCTCGATACCTTTCCTCAGTTTAGTCTGCTGCCACTTCgggaatttgtttcttttattcttctacCAGAATGCCATGATGCTTTACCTAACGAAAGCTCTAGGATTCGAATTGACGAAAGGAGGTATCGCTGCTAGTCTGCCTTGGGCTTGCAGGATGTTGTTCGGATTTTTCTTCAGCTGGGCCGGTGATACGCTCAAGCGGAAGGAAATAGTCTCTGTTACCATAATACGTAAAGGCGCCACGTTCTTCT CCCATTTTTTGCCAGGCATCTTCCTCATTCTAGTCGGCTACGTTGGATGTGACTTGGTTCTCGCGAACGTTTTTCTCGTGCTGGCATTAGGTTTCAATGGAGCAGCGAGTATCTCTAATTTGTCCAACAATCAAGATCTATCGCCGAATTTCGCCGGCTTTATATACGGTATCATGAACACAGTTGGTTGCGCTTCTGGCATGATTATTTCTCCTATGGTAGAGGAAATAGCTGGAAAATACGGA AATCCTATTGACAGATGGCAAACGTTATTCTGGATTGGTTCGGGCGTGTGCATAATTTGTATGATTATCTTTCTGTTGGGAGGAAGTGGAAATATCCAAAGCTGGAACGAGATTCGAACTCAACCGGATGCGGAGCGCGGCAGAAACTAA